A stretch of the Bacillus anthracis str. Vollum genome encodes the following:
- the rpoD gene encoding RNA polymerase sigma factor RpoD: MADKPARSKQIETEMTLEQVKEQLTELGKKRGVLTYEEIAERMNGFEIESDQMDEYYEYLGEQGIDLVGDNDEGPNNHQITKTEEEFDLNDLSVPPGVKINDPVRMYLKEIGRVDLLSAEEEIRLATRIEEGDEEAKRRLAEANLRLVVSIAKRYVGRGMLFLDLIQEGNMGLIKAVEKFDYRKGFKFSTYATWWIRQAITRAIADQARTIRIPVHMVETINKLIRVQRQLLQDLGREPSPEEIGEEMDLAPEKVREILKIAQEPVSLETPIGEEDDSHLGDFIEDQEATSPADHAAYELLKEQLEDVLDTLTDREENVLRLRFGLDDGRTRTLEEVGKVFGVTRERIRQIEAKALRKLRHPSRSKRLKDFLE, encoded by the coding sequence ATGGCTGACAAACCAGCTCGTTCTAAACAAATTGAAACTGAAATGACCCTTGAGCAAGTGAAAGAACAACTCACTGAGCTCGGAAAAAAACGTGGCGTTCTTACATATGAAGAGATTGCAGAACGCATGAATGGATTTGAAATTGAATCCGATCAAATGGATGAATACTATGAATATTTAGGTGAACAAGGGATTGACTTAGTTGGCGACAACGATGAAGGCCCTAATAATCACCAAATTACGAAAACAGAAGAAGAGTTTGACCTAAATGACTTAAGTGTACCACCAGGGGTTAAAATCAACGATCCTGTTCGTATGTATTTAAAAGAAATTGGTCGTGTAGATTTACTATCTGCAGAAGAAGAAATTCGACTTGCAACGCGTATTGAAGAAGGCGATGAAGAAGCAAAACGTCGTCTTGCAGAAGCAAACTTACGTCTTGTAGTAAGTATTGCAAAGCGCTACGTAGGTCGCGGTATGCTTTTCTTAGACTTAATCCAAGAAGGGAATATGGGTCTAATTAAAGCGGTTGAAAAGTTCGATTATCGTAAAGGTTTCAAATTTAGTACGTATGCAACTTGGTGGATTCGCCAAGCAATTACACGTGCGATTGCAGACCAAGCAAGAACAATTCGTATCCCAGTTCATATGGTTGAAACGATTAATAAGTTAATTCGTGTACAACGTCAATTATTACAAGATTTAGGACGTGAACCATCTCCTGAAGAGATTGGTGAAGAAATGGATCTTGCTCCAGAAAAAGTGCGCGAAATCTTAAAAATTGCTCAGGAGCCAGTCTCTCTTGAAACACCGATTGGTGAAGAAGATGACTCCCATTTAGGTGATTTTATTGAAGACCAAGAAGCAACATCGCCTGCGGACCATGCAGCGTATGAATTGCTAAAAGAACAATTAGAAGATGTGTTAGATACACTAACAGATCGTGAAGAAAATGTTCTACGTCTTCGTTTTGGTTTAGATGATGGACGAACTCGTACGCTTGAAGAAGTTGGGAAAGTATTCGGCGTAACGAGAGAACGTATTCGTCAAATTGAAGCAAAAGCACTTCGTAAATTGAGACATCCTAGCCGTAGTAAGCGTCTTAAGGATTTCTTAGAATAG